The following proteins are encoded in a genomic region of Bradyrhizobium sp. SK17:
- a CDS encoding helix-turn-helix domain-containing protein: MTDTVHSLSTNGLTPKRQIQRWSDALTDLCGQFDVDALEGSSLEGRINFTTVSRLKLCQIEASQHRIAHTISRIRLSEHPYIKIVFQTHGVSHFEQDGLHFDIVPGDCFAYDVSCPHTIISPSLTRHEVVIVPKDLLKERGFQLSKMAPCKLSARNGTGRIAYDFVHAAFGEAPTLTPVNAVGVADALIDLLLLPLRETGAMFDRGSAEATYVRAQGFIREHLRDPDLCIDRISAALGCSKRYLHMLFSDRGMTVSDYIWKARLQNCRQELETQNGKTITDVAFSWGFSSSSHFSRVFRKYFGIAPSSVHKGLHGGVPVDVVLE, from the coding sequence ATGACCGATACAGTCCATTCACTCAGCACGAACGGATTGACGCCCAAGCGGCAGATCCAGCGCTGGTCGGATGCGCTCACTGACCTGTGTGGTCAGTTCGACGTCGATGCGCTCGAGGGATCTTCGCTCGAGGGCCGGATCAATTTCACCACCGTCTCGCGGTTGAAGCTGTGCCAGATCGAGGCAAGTCAGCACCGGATCGCACACACCATCTCGCGCATCCGGCTGAGCGAGCACCCCTATATCAAGATCGTTTTCCAGACCCACGGCGTCTCGCATTTCGAGCAGGACGGGCTCCACTTCGACATCGTGCCCGGCGACTGCTTCGCCTACGACGTGTCGTGTCCACATACGATCATCAGCCCGTCCCTGACCCGCCACGAAGTTGTCATCGTGCCGAAGGACCTGCTCAAGGAGCGCGGCTTCCAGCTCTCCAAGATGGCACCGTGCAAGCTGTCGGCGCGCAACGGCACCGGGCGTATCGCCTATGATTTCGTCCACGCTGCCTTTGGCGAGGCGCCAACGCTGACCCCGGTCAACGCGGTCGGCGTCGCCGATGCGCTGATCGACCTGCTGCTGCTGCCGCTGCGCGAGACCGGCGCGATGTTCGATCGCGGCAGCGCCGAGGCAACCTACGTGCGGGCCCAGGGCTTCATCCGTGAACATCTGCGCGATCCCGACCTCTGCATCGACCGCATCTCCGCCGCGCTCGGCTGCTCGAAGCGCTACCTGCACATGCTGTTCAGCGATCGCGGCATGACGGTCAGCGACTACATCTGGAAGGCCCGGCTACAGAACTGCCGGCAGGAGCTGGAGACGCAGAACGGCAAGACCATCACCGATGTCGCGTTTTCCTGGGGTTTTTCGAGCTCGTCGCATTTCAGCCGCGTGTTCCGGAAGTATTTTGGCATCGCGCCCTCGTCGGTCCACAAGGGCCTGCACGGCGGCGTGCCGGTGGACGTGGTGCTCGAATAG
- a CDS encoding S-(hydroxymethyl)glutathione dehydrogenase/class III alcohol dehydrogenase, with protein sequence MKTRAAVAFEAKKPLEIVELDLEGPKAGEVLVEIKATGICHTDAYTLDGFDSEGIFPSILGHEGAGIVREVGAGVTSVKPGDHVIPLYTPECRQCKSCLSQKTNLCTAIRATQGKGVMPDGTSRFSYKGKTVYHYMGCSTFSNFTVLPEIAVAKIREDAPFDKSCYIGCGVTTGVGAVVNTAKVTPGSNVVVFGLGGIGLNVIQGAKMVGADKIIGVDINDSKEAWGKQFGMTHFVNPTKVGGDIVQHLVGLTDGGADYTFDCTGNTNVMRQALEACHRGWGVSVVIGVAESGKEIATRPFQLVTGRVWKGTAFGGARGRTDVPKIVDWYMGGKIQIDPMITHVLKLDEINKGFDLMHEGKSIRSVVVF encoded by the coding sequence ATGAAGACCCGCGCCGCAGTCGCATTCGAAGCAAAGAAGCCGCTTGAGATCGTCGAGCTCGATCTGGAAGGCCCGAAGGCCGGCGAAGTGCTGGTCGAGATCAAGGCGACCGGCATCTGCCACACCGACGCCTACACGCTCGACGGCTTCGACAGCGAAGGCATCTTCCCCTCGATCCTCGGGCACGAAGGCGCCGGGATCGTTCGCGAGGTCGGTGCCGGCGTGACGTCGGTGAAGCCGGGCGATCACGTGATCCCGCTCTACACGCCGGAATGCCGCCAGTGCAAAAGCTGCCTGAGCCAGAAGACCAATCTGTGCACCGCGATCCGCGCCACCCAGGGCAAGGGCGTGATGCCGGACGGCACCTCGCGCTTCAGCTACAAGGGCAAGACCGTCTACCACTATATGGGCTGCTCGACCTTCTCGAACTTCACCGTGCTGCCTGAGATCGCAGTGGCGAAGATCCGCGAGGACGCGCCGTTCGACAAGAGCTGCTACATCGGCTGCGGCGTTACCACTGGCGTCGGCGCGGTCGTCAACACCGCCAAGGTGACGCCGGGCTCCAACGTCGTCGTATTCGGTCTCGGCGGCATCGGGCTGAACGTGATCCAGGGCGCCAAGATGGTCGGCGCCGACAAGATCATCGGCGTCGACATCAATGACTCCAAGGAGGCGTGGGGCAAGCAGTTCGGCATGACGCATTTCGTCAATCCGACCAAGGTTGGCGGCGACATCGTGCAGCACCTGGTCGGGCTGACCGACGGCGGTGCCGATTACACGTTCGACTGCACCGGCAACACCAATGTGATGCGGCAGGCACTGGAAGCCTGCCATCGCGGCTGGGGCGTCTCGGTCGTGATCGGCGTTGCGGAATCCGGCAAGGAGATCGCGACCCGTCCGTTCCAACTGGTCACCGGCCGGGTCTGGAAGGGCACCGCGTTCGGCGGCGCGCGCGGCCGCACCGACGTGCCGAAGATCGTCGACTGGTACATGGGCGGAAAGATCCAGATCGATCCGATGATCACCCACGTGCTGAAGCTCGACGAGATCAACAAGGGCTTCGACCTGATGCACGAGGGCAAGTCGATCCGCTCCGTCGTCGTATTCTGA
- a CDS encoding histidine kinase — translation MWRRLSLRARINLLLALILALGLGINIARLVLEAGPRVQAEDQSVTRLAREFVETMVAGLSDVPDPDARLDQIVQDLSRLRHVSITRQGDAGPRTAEHSEEADDLRAPPAWFVALVHPEQTSVTVPISIHGKPQSLVITSHPDDEIAEIWDGIVTQLEVGSAIAVVLFLVTMLVVGRALAPLEALAQAMTNIEAGYYDARVEPGGSPELAAICAKLNHLAATLGEAVEGKRRLAERAVSLQDSERKEIARELHDEFGPYLFALRAHAGALTRLSDVDRPDPAALRKHGNAILEQVNALQQFTRRILERLRPAGLAELGLREALGALVRLWSESHPEVEIESSVSHTLGATGETADLTIYRIVQEALTNVFRHADATAVSITIEPAERQTGVRDSRGCALVRVSDNGRGLRPGYKDGRGLTGMRERILALGGSLNVRSGDDGVTVEALVPKAAQP, via the coding sequence ATGTGGCGAAGACTATCCTTGCGCGCACGGATCAACCTTTTGCTGGCGCTGATATTGGCGCTCGGACTGGGCATCAATATCGCGCGGCTCGTGCTGGAAGCGGGGCCCCGCGTCCAGGCTGAGGACCAGAGCGTGACCCGGCTGGCCCGCGAGTTCGTCGAGACGATGGTGGCTGGTCTCAGCGATGTGCCCGACCCGGACGCGCGGCTCGACCAGATCGTCCAGGACTTGAGCAGGCTGCGTCACGTCAGCATCACGCGGCAAGGCGATGCTGGCCCCAGGACCGCGGAGCATTCCGAGGAGGCCGATGATCTGCGCGCTCCGCCCGCATGGTTCGTCGCATTGGTGCATCCGGAGCAGACGTCGGTGACGGTGCCGATTTCCATCCATGGCAAGCCGCAATCACTTGTCATCACCTCGCATCCTGATGACGAAATAGCCGAGATCTGGGATGGCATCGTCACCCAGCTCGAGGTCGGTTCCGCGATTGCGGTCGTGCTTTTCCTGGTGACCATGCTGGTCGTCGGCCGCGCGCTCGCACCGCTGGAGGCGTTGGCACAGGCCATGACCAATATCGAGGCAGGGTATTACGATGCGCGCGTCGAGCCCGGCGGTTCGCCCGAACTGGCGGCGATCTGTGCCAAACTGAACCATCTGGCCGCAACCCTGGGTGAAGCAGTCGAAGGCAAGCGGCGGCTCGCCGAGCGCGCGGTCTCGCTTCAGGATTCCGAGCGCAAGGAGATCGCGCGCGAATTGCACGACGAGTTCGGGCCCTATCTGTTCGCGTTGCGCGCGCACGCCGGCGCCCTGACGCGATTGTCTGATGTCGACCGGCCCGATCCGGCAGCGCTGCGCAAGCATGGCAACGCCATCCTCGAGCAGGTCAACGCGCTTCAGCAATTCACGCGGCGCATCCTCGAACGGTTGCGGCCAGCGGGCCTCGCGGAACTCGGACTTCGCGAGGCGCTCGGCGCGCTGGTGCGATTGTGGAGCGAATCTCATCCGGAGGTCGAGATCGAGAGCAGCGTTTCCCATACGCTTGGTGCGACCGGAGAGACCGCCGATTTGACGATCTACCGCATCGTCCAGGAAGCGCTCACCAATGTCTTCCGTCACGCCGACGCAACGGCGGTCAGCATCACGATCGAACCGGCGGAGCGACAAACCGGCGTGCGCGACAGCCGTGGCTGCGCACTGGTGCGCGTCAGCGACAACGGCCGCGGCCTGCGGCCCGGCTACAAGGATGGACGCGGATTGACCGGCATGCGCGAACGAATCCTCGCGCTGGGTGGTTCGCTCAACGTCAGATCCGGCGATGATGGTGTGACCGTCGAGGCGCTCGTTCCGAAAGCCGCACAACCCTAG
- the xoxF5 gene encoding lanthanide-dependent methanol dehydrogenase XoxF5, with product MRKLLYATGVGAMAVLAVGAASANDELHKMAQNPKDWVMPTGDYANQRYSKLNQINASNVGKLQVAWTFSTGVLRGHEGGPLIIGNMMYVHTPFPNKVYAIDLSKDNQIVWKYEPKQDPNVIPVMCCDTVNRGVAYGDGKIILHQADTTLVALDAKTGKVEWSVKNGDPAKGATGTSAPMVIKDKVLVGISGGEFGVQAHMTAYDLKTGKLVWRGFSEGPDDQILVDDKTTELGKPIGKDSSLKTWQGDQWKIGGGATWGWISYDPELNLVYYGSGNPSTWNPKQRPGDNKWSMTIWARNPDTGVAKWVYQMTPHDEWDYDGVNEMILSDQSIDGKPRKLLTHFDRNGLGYTLDRATGELLVAQKYDPKVNWTSGVDMDKNSPTYGRPKVLDAASTDKAGEDHNVKGICPAALGSKDEQPAAYSPETQLFYVPTNHVCMDYEPFKVSYTAGQPYVGATLSMYPPPGETNMGNFIAWDGKTGKIVWSNKEQFSVWSGALATAGGVVFYGTLEGYLKAVDAKTGKELYKFKTPSGIIGNVTTYEHGGKQYIAVLSGVGGWAGIGLAAGLTDPTAGLGAVGGYAALSNYTALGGTLTVFSLPQ from the coding sequence ATGCGCAAGTTGCTTTACGCGACCGGTGTTGGGGCAATGGCGGTGTTGGCCGTCGGAGCCGCCAGTGCCAATGACGAACTCCACAAGATGGCGCAGAACCCGAAAGATTGGGTGATGCCGACTGGAGACTACGCCAATCAGCGCTATTCGAAGTTGAATCAGATCAACGCCTCGAACGTCGGAAAGTTGCAGGTCGCCTGGACGTTTTCGACCGGCGTGCTGCGCGGCCATGAAGGCGGCCCGCTGATCATCGGCAATATGATGTACGTCCACACGCCGTTCCCGAACAAGGTCTATGCTATTGACCTTTCCAAGGACAATCAGATCGTCTGGAAGTACGAGCCGAAGCAGGATCCGAACGTCATTCCGGTGATGTGCTGCGACACCGTCAACCGCGGCGTCGCCTACGGTGACGGCAAGATCATCCTGCATCAGGCCGACACCACGTTGGTTGCGCTCGATGCGAAGACCGGCAAGGTGGAGTGGAGCGTGAAGAACGGTGATCCTGCCAAGGGAGCCACCGGCACATCGGCGCCGATGGTGATCAAGGACAAGGTCCTGGTCGGAATCTCCGGTGGTGAGTTCGGCGTCCAGGCCCACATGACGGCCTACGACCTCAAGACCGGCAAGCTGGTCTGGCGTGGCTTCTCGGAAGGTCCGGATGACCAGATCCTGGTCGACGACAAGACCACCGAGCTCGGCAAGCCGATTGGCAAGGACTCGAGCCTGAAGACCTGGCAAGGCGATCAGTGGAAGATCGGCGGCGGCGCGACCTGGGGCTGGATCTCCTATGATCCGGAACTCAATCTGGTCTACTACGGATCGGGCAACCCCTCGACCTGGAATCCGAAGCAGCGCCCCGGCGACAACAAATGGTCGATGACGATCTGGGCGCGTAACCCGGACACCGGCGTCGCCAAGTGGGTCTACCAGATGACGCCCCATGACGAATGGGACTATGACGGCGTCAACGAGATGATCCTCTCGGATCAGTCGATCGACGGCAAGCCGCGCAAGCTGCTCACCCACTTCGATCGCAACGGCCTCGGCTATACGCTCGATCGCGCCACCGGCGAACTGCTGGTCGCCCAGAAGTACGATCCGAAGGTGAACTGGACCTCCGGCGTCGACATGGACAAGAACTCGCCGACCTATGGTCGTCCGAAGGTCCTCGATGCCGCGTCGACCGACAAGGCCGGCGAGGACCACAACGTCAAGGGCATCTGCCCGGCAGCGCTCGGTTCGAAGGACGAGCAGCCGGCAGCCTACTCGCCTGAGACGCAACTGTTCTACGTGCCGACCAACCACGTCTGCATGGACTACGAGCCGTTCAAGGTGAGCTACACCGCAGGTCAGCCCTATGTCGGCGCGACGCTGTCGATGTATCCGCCTCCCGGCGAGACCAACATGGGCAACTTCATCGCCTGGGACGGCAAGACCGGCAAGATCGTCTGGTCGAACAAGGAGCAGTTCTCGGTCTGGTCGGGTGCGCTCGCGACCGCCGGCGGCGTGGTGTTCTACGGCACGTTGGAAGGCTATCTGAAGGCTGTCGACGCCAAGACGGGCAAGGAGCTCTACAAGTTCAAGACCCCGTCCGGCATCATCGGCAACGTCACCACCTATGAACATGGCGGCAAGCAGTACATCGCCGTGCTGTCGGGTGTGGGCGGTTGGGCAGGCATCGGCCTCGCGGCCGGCCTGACTGACCCGACGGCTGGCCTCGGTGCAGTCGGTGGCTATGCCGCGCTGAGCAACTACACCGCGCTCGGTGGAACGCTCACCGTGTTCTCGCTGCCGCAGTGA
- a CDS encoding response regulator transcription factor has translation MRILIVDDHPIVASGCRTVFADDPEVELIDAPDAESGERAFVGERPAICVIDINLPTVSGFELARRILARDANARIIMFSMNDDPVFAARAIDIGAKGYVSKTGDPNDLVEAVREVGNGGVYLPPAIARSVAFARPSFAQNPLSKLTSREMEILRLLSSGKSLSEIAWLVHSSYKTVANTSSIMRQKLGVRTSAELVRLAIESGVA, from the coding sequence ATGCGCATTCTGATCGTTGACGACCACCCCATCGTGGCTTCGGGCTGTCGCACCGTATTCGCCGACGATCCGGAGGTCGAACTGATCGATGCACCGGACGCCGAAAGCGGCGAGCGGGCCTTCGTCGGGGAACGACCCGCGATTTGCGTCATCGACATCAACCTGCCGACGGTCTCGGGCTTCGAGCTGGCGCGCCGTATCCTGGCCCGCGATGCCAACGCACGCATCATCATGTTCAGCATGAACGATGACCCGGTGTTCGCCGCGCGCGCCATCGATATCGGCGCCAAGGGCTATGTCTCGAAGACCGGCGACCCCAATGATCTGGTGGAAGCAGTGCGAGAGGTCGGCAATGGCGGGGTCTATCTGCCGCCCGCGATCGCGCGCAGCGTCGCCTTCGCGCGCCCGAGCTTTGCGCAAAATCCACTCTCCAAGCTGACCTCGCGCGAAATGGAGATCCTGCGCCTGCTCAGCTCCGGCAAGAGCCTGTCGGAGATCGCCTGGCTGGTGCACTCGTCATACAAGACGGTCGCCAACACCTCCTCGATCATGCGCCAGAAGCTCGGCGTACGCACCTCGGCGGAGCTGGTGCGGCTGGCGATCGAGAGCGGCGTCGCCTGA
- a CDS encoding TonB-dependent receptor, with protein MGGVRIAVVASIAATSVLAGRDVAFAQSSSGQVQALPPVEVTSPGGEGQKRGRSREAARVARPRPRVVIPTSPSASPSSASEIDADKVPASVNVVDSRQIERTGSPNITDALMQSVPSVNISEVTGNPFQPNLEFRGFVASPVSGTPQGLAVYQNGVRINEAFGDTVNWDLIPTLAIKSVTVVTNNPAFGLNALGGAVDLRMKDGFSYQGTELSVMGGSFGRIQGSGQWGKTIDTNYAVYGALEGVHDDGFRNFSQADIRRFYGDIAYKNDASEFHLNMGVADNKFGASATVPAELLQQYWGATYTTPQTSHNQVGYFNLTGKVEATPTWTIEGAAHLRFFKQSTQDGNPTGTQPCDDPTLLCFGDTSTPAVGLNGVQLSNPFPDGSFLGENDRTSTRSTTAGLSLQATNDDRLFGHGNHFTIGTSIDTSVTWFNASAELGTFGPDYVLNGSGIFLGPSGSPVTDGPVSLRATNQYIGVFALDTFDVTDRFSITGGGRFNTANINLQDQLGTALNGNHNYDRFNPVIGGTYKITPELTFYAGYSEANRAPTPLELGCADPANPCTIASFLVSDPDLKQVVSHTVEAGLRGTKELNIGTLSWKLGGFRAKNTDDILDIPSPVLQGFGYFQNVGDTRRQGIEAEINLKSSTMQVYASYSFIDARFLDSLALGSNSPFADANGNIQVLPGNVIPAIPRHRVKAGIDYAVTDQLKVGGDAIWVSSQYLVGDESNQAPQLPSYAVFNAHASYQINKTFQIFGRIDNIFDNRYSTYGTFFDTGQLPNFANGGAPFTDPRSLSPARPRAIYAGLKATF; from the coding sequence ATGGGCGGCGTGCGAATTGCGGTGGTCGCATCCATTGCGGCGACAAGTGTGCTGGCTGGCAGAGACGTCGCCTTCGCTCAAAGCTCGTCCGGGCAAGTCCAGGCGCTGCCGCCGGTCGAGGTGACATCGCCGGGTGGCGAAGGCCAGAAGCGCGGTCGTTCACGCGAGGCGGCGCGCGTTGCGCGTCCCCGGCCAAGGGTCGTGATACCGACCTCGCCATCCGCCTCTCCCTCGTCGGCCTCCGAAATCGATGCCGACAAGGTTCCGGCCAGCGTCAACGTTGTCGACAGCCGGCAGATCGAACGGACCGGATCGCCCAATATCACCGACGCGCTGATGCAGAGCGTGCCCTCCGTCAACATTTCCGAGGTCACCGGCAATCCGTTCCAGCCCAACCTGGAATTCCGCGGCTTCGTTGCGTCCCCGGTGTCGGGCACTCCGCAGGGGCTTGCGGTCTATCAGAACGGCGTCCGCATCAACGAAGCCTTCGGCGACACCGTCAATTGGGACCTGATCCCCACCTTGGCGATCAAGTCGGTCACCGTGGTGACCAACAATCCTGCCTTCGGTCTCAATGCGCTCGGTGGCGCGGTCGATCTTCGGATGAAGGACGGCTTCAGCTATCAAGGCACCGAGCTCAGCGTGATGGGCGGGTCGTTCGGCCGTATCCAGGGCTCGGGCCAGTGGGGCAAGACGATCGACACCAACTATGCCGTCTACGGCGCGCTCGAAGGTGTGCACGACGACGGCTTCCGCAACTTCTCGCAGGCCGACATCAGGCGCTTCTATGGCGACATCGCCTACAAGAACGACGCCAGCGAATTCCACCTCAATATGGGCGTCGCCGACAACAAGTTCGGCGCCTCGGCCACTGTGCCGGCGGAACTGTTGCAGCAATATTGGGGCGCGACCTACACTACGCCGCAGACGTCGCACAACCAGGTCGGCTATTTCAACCTGACCGGCAAGGTCGAGGCGACGCCAACCTGGACCATCGAAGGCGCCGCCCATCTGCGCTTCTTCAAGCAGAGCACCCAGGACGGCAATCCGACCGGAACGCAGCCCTGCGACGACCCGACGCTGCTCTGCTTCGGCGATACTTCGACGCCGGCTGTCGGCCTGAACGGCGTGCAGCTCAGCAATCCGTTCCCTGACGGTTCATTCCTGGGCGAAAACGACCGGACCTCGACGCGCTCGACGACGGCCGGGCTCTCGTTGCAGGCGACCAACGACGACAGACTGTTCGGCCACGGCAATCACTTCACAATCGGAACCAGCATCGACACCAGCGTCACCTGGTTCAATGCCAGCGCCGAGCTCGGCACCTTCGGTCCGGATTACGTCCTCAACGGCAGCGGTATCTTCCTCGGACCGTCCGGCTCGCCGGTGACGGATGGACCGGTCTCGCTGCGCGCCACCAACCAGTATATCGGCGTCTTTGCGCTCGACACGTTCGACGTCACCGACCGTTTCTCGATCACGGGAGGCGGTCGGTTCAACACCGCCAATATCAACCTGCAAGACCAGCTTGGCACCGCGCTCAACGGCAACCACAACTACGACCGGTTCAATCCGGTGATCGGCGGCACCTACAAGATCACGCCGGAACTGACCTTCTACGCCGGCTATTCGGAGGCGAACCGCGCGCCGACGCCGCTGGAACTGGGGTGCGCCGATCCGGCCAATCCCTGCACCATCGCGAGCTTCCTGGTCTCCGATCCCGACCTCAAGCAGGTGGTATCGCACACCGTCGAAGCCGGGTTGCGCGGGACCAAGGAGCTCAATATCGGAACCCTGAGCTGGAAGCTCGGCGGATTCCGCGCCAAGAACACCGACGACATCCTGGATATTCCGAGCCCGGTGCTGCAAGGGTTCGGCTATTTCCAGAATGTCGGCGATACGCGGCGGCAAGGCATCGAGGCCGAGATCAACCTGAAATCGTCGACGATGCAGGTCTATGCCAGCTATTCCTTCATCGACGCGCGCTTCCTGGATTCCTTGGCGCTCGGTTCCAACAGCCCGTTCGCAGACGCCAACGGCAACATCCAGGTCTTGCCCGGCAACGTGATCCCGGCGATTCCACGCCACCGCGTCAAGGCGGGCATCGACTATGCCGTGACGGATCAGCTCAAGGTCGGTGGCGATGCGATCTGGGTCAGCAGCCAGTATCTCGTCGGTGACGAATCCAATCAGGCTCCGCAGCTGCCGTCCTATGCGGTGTTCAACGCCCACGCCTCGTATCAGATCAACAAGACCTTCCAGATATTTGGCCGCATCGATAATATCTTCGATAACCGCTATTCGACCTACGGCACCTTCTTCGACACGGGTCAGTTGCCGAACTTTGCCAATGGTGGCGCGCCCTTCACCGATCCTCGTTCGCTCAGTCCGGCGCGGCCGCGTGCGATCTATGCCGGCTTGAAGGCGACATTCTGA
- a CDS encoding YkvA family protein — protein MTLSRIRAWAGRLKRDGYAVYLASRDPRVPWYAKAVAVAVAAYALSPIDLIPDFIPVLGYLDDLILVPAGLWLAIALIPDEVMTECRAQADAALQRPASRAGLIAIMLLWIAGAAVLAWAVLRRWAIA, from the coding sequence GTGACGCTTTCCCGCATCCGGGCCTGGGCCGGTCGCCTGAAACGCGACGGCTATGCGGTTTACCTGGCGTCCCGCGATCCGCGGGTGCCCTGGTACGCGAAGGCCGTTGCCGTCGCCGTGGCCGCCTACGCGCTCTCGCCGATCGACCTGATCCCGGATTTCATTCCCGTTCTCGGCTATCTCGATGATCTGATCCTGGTGCCCGCCGGGCTCTGGCTTGCGATTGCGCTGATCCCCGACGAGGTGATGACCGAGTGTCGCGCACAGGCCGATGCGGCTTTGCAGCGCCCGGCAAGCCGGGCAGGATTGATTGCGATCATGCTGCTGTGGATCGCAGGCGCGGCTGTGCTGGCATGGGCCGTACTCCGCCGCTGGGCGATTGCGTAG
- a CDS encoding c-type cytochrome, methanol metabolism-related — translation MGGVASAEAPGDPTAVKSEDGKYLDKDGNPTYKVAPDGTVDWYTYSGYRRYHSECHVCHGPDGMGSTYAPALKDSLKSMNYADFLGVVASGRKNVSTSQENVMPAFGDNPNVACYMDDIYVYLRARSTDAVGRVRPAKHEDKSDAYAKAEDACMGNKK, via the coding sequence ATGGGAGGGGTTGCCTCCGCCGAAGCTCCGGGCGACCCGACCGCGGTCAAGTCCGAGGACGGCAAATATCTCGATAAGGACGGCAACCCGACCTACAAGGTTGCACCCGATGGGACCGTGGATTGGTACACCTACTCCGGTTACCGCCGCTACCATTCGGAATGCCATGTTTGCCACGGACCCGATGGCATGGGCTCGACCTACGCGCCGGCGCTGAAGGATTCGCTGAAGAGCATGAACTACGCCGACTTCCTCGGCGTGGTCGCGAGCGGACGCAAGAACGTCTCTACGTCGCAGGAAAACGTCATGCCGGCGTTCGGCGATAACCCGAATGTTGCCTGCTACATGGACGACATCTATGTGTATCTGCGCGCTCGTTCCACCGATGCGGTTGGGCGCGTACGGCCGGCCAAGCACGAGGACAAGTCGGATGCCTACGCAAAGGCAGAAGACGCCTGCATGGGCAACAAGAAGTGA